A stretch of Desulfitobacterium dichloroeliminans LMG P-21439 DNA encodes these proteins:
- a CDS encoding ABC transporter ATP-binding protein, translated as MKKTLRGKNICYGVLDRIDFSLQQGEVVALMGPNGSGKTTLARILAGFIEPKEGELRLLQDGVIKPWTEVKRWQEIGIIGQHPRRQIIGATVAEELGFGLLNLGYEVKRVQKMVKEIAREMGLGAQLNQSPSTLSGGERQRLVLASILAIKPSFLILDEALSMLDERAQEACLAQLKEKGEGMAQLWITHDPELAAKADRLWVMREGKLLDVGLPQAALQDRDFCQSLSLRSLHRPILLENRNLGSSNSESSNSGEGLGDKYFRIQSLRHSGETDSKPPLSQGNPLEWQEANYPSRLFLTETIKDKSFLAILGPSGSGKSTLLESAIALIKPTEGKFCAFGQDVTFENRELRRRARLILQEPGEYFLGSTVEDEVFYLQSKKERKSKADLNLAYLEVFGVPRKLATAYPERLSGGERQRVALAAALESLPEVLLLDEPLLGLDAEGWSMFRGLLRELKGKLTIVYVTHDLSEVRDLADKVWLIEEGKVSFNCPAKDIDGQVGRLKEAGVRC; from the coding sequence ATGAAGAAGACCTTAAGAGGTAAAAATATATGCTATGGCGTCCTAGATAGAATCGATTTTTCCTTGCAGCAAGGGGAAGTGGTCGCTCTTATGGGACCCAATGGCTCAGGAAAAACCACCTTGGCGCGCATCTTAGCAGGTTTCATTGAGCCGAAGGAGGGAGAGTTAAGGCTACTCCAGGATGGCGTCATCAAACCTTGGACAGAGGTGAAACGATGGCAAGAAATTGGGATTATCGGTCAACATCCCCGCCGCCAAATAATCGGGGCAACTGTCGCTGAAGAATTAGGCTTTGGCCTCTTAAATTTAGGCTATGAAGTAAAGAGAGTGCAGAAAATGGTGAAGGAGATAGCCAGAGAAATGGGTTTGGGGGCTCAGCTTAATCAATCACCCTCCACTCTTTCCGGGGGAGAGAGGCAAAGGCTTGTTCTAGCCTCCATCCTAGCCATAAAACCGTCCTTTCTTATCCTCGATGAGGCGCTGAGTATGCTGGATGAAAGAGCTCAAGAAGCATGCCTTGCTCAGTTAAAAGAAAAGGGCGAGGGAATGGCTCAACTCTGGATCACCCATGACCCTGAGCTGGCCGCTAAAGCCGATCGCCTCTGGGTGATGAGGGAAGGTAAGCTCTTAGATGTTGGGTTACCCCAAGCTGCCCTTCAGGATCGTGATTTTTGCCAAAGTCTTTCTCTTCGCTCTCTCCATAGACCAATTTTACTGGAGAATCGTAATTTAGGGAGTAGTAATTCAGAAAGTAGTAATTCAGGTGAGGGATTAGGGGATAAATATTTCAGAATACAATCCTTGCGACACTCGGGCGAAACTGATTCAAAACCACCCCTAAGCCAAGGCAACCCTCTGGAGTGGCAAGAGGCAAATTACCCCTCACGACTATTTCTTACCGAGACTATTAAAGATAAGAGCTTCTTGGCCATCCTCGGTCCTTCGGGGTCAGGAAAATCCACCCTGCTAGAGAGCGCAATCGCCTTGATTAAGCCTACGGAAGGCAAGTTTTGTGCGTTTGGTCAGGATGTTACTTTTGAGAACAGAGAATTAAGACGAAGAGCACGGCTTATCCTTCAAGAGCCAGGGGAATATTTTTTGGGAAGCACGGTCGAGGACGAAGTCTTTTACCTCCAAAGCAAAAAAGAGAGAAAAAGCAAGGCTGACCTTAACCTTGCCTATCTTGAGGTTTTCGGGGTTCCCCGCAAGCTGGCCACCGCCTATCCTGAGCGTTTGAGTGGAGGAGAGCGCCAAAGGGTAGCTTTAGCAGCCGCTTTGGAATCTCTGCCTGAGGTGCTTTTGCTGGATGAGCCATTGCTGGGCTTAGATGCAGAGGGATGGTCGATGTTCCGTGGACTTCTCAGAGAGTTGAAAGGTAAGCTAACCATCGTTTACGTCACCCATGATTTGTCAGAAGTTCGCGATCTGGCTGACAAAGTGTGGTTAATCGAAGAGGGAAAAGTCTCTTTCAATTGTCCCGCAAAGGATATCGATGGACAGGTAGGACGATTGAAGGAGGCTGGGGTTCGTTGCTAG
- a CDS encoding cell wall-binding repeat-containing protein, with translation MQRVRFLWFMLIFLLILSFLAPIQVFGAEDTASSSIPVQRISGKDRIETSIAVAQQGWDIAETVILNEYDNYADALAATPFATQLNAPVLLTRGGDLDPRIRLELERLEAKKVILLGGEGRLSTRIEDQLTEFNYAWERIGGLTRYDTSVLIAQKVDSDSVILVNGDNYPDALSAASYAGIKNIPIILIPNRSLPETVINYYQAHTPAEVMVVGGSSVVPDALLETHGIPVDHRFGGLDRYDTAAQLYAYAKGAFSSNDVYFASGEQYPDAMVGTILAAKNSSALLITKSNALPSPIAQLFDPATSALQGVFILGGTGVISPSVYAVLSSLITPPLPKSPQEPTPQVPTPQEPIPEEEEPKLAGKTIVVDPGHGFPNPGALGPSGTQEMNNNLAIAKFLALELENAGANVILTRTNDNSPAYDANTTYTQTADLQSRVAIAEKNSADLFVSLHNDSWQTAHGTTTFYASGNPQAASSIKLAQSIQKALTQVVGTDDLGVKDSQFYVLRRTTMPAVLVEVAFISHPTEEMLLADDEFRKKAAHGVARGIFQYFGFD, from the coding sequence ATGCAACGAGTGCGATTTTTATGGTTTATGCTTATTTTCTTGCTCATTTTAAGCTTCCTCGCACCCATCCAGGTCTTCGGTGCAGAAGACACAGCCTCTTCATCAATTCCAGTCCAGCGAATTTCCGGTAAAGATCGCATTGAAACGTCCATTGCTGTTGCTCAACAAGGATGGGACATCGCAGAAACCGTTATTTTGAATGAATATGACAACTATGCTGATGCCCTCGCTGCAACTCCCTTTGCAACTCAGCTGAATGCTCCTGTGCTATTGACCCGTGGGGGTGACCTTGATCCGCGGATTAGGTTAGAATTAGAACGCCTTGAAGCTAAGAAAGTCATTCTACTTGGCGGAGAAGGTCGCCTTAGCACCCGGATTGAGGACCAGCTTACGGAATTTAACTACGCTTGGGAGCGCATCGGCGGATTGACTCGCTATGATACCTCGGTCCTTATCGCTCAAAAGGTCGACAGCGACTCCGTGATTCTCGTCAATGGCGATAATTATCCTGATGCCCTTTCGGCCGCTTCCTATGCAGGAATTAAGAATATCCCCATTATCCTAATTCCGAACCGAAGTCTTCCTGAAACTGTCATCAACTATTATCAAGCGCACACCCCTGCTGAGGTCATGGTCGTGGGGGGATCTTCTGTTGTCCCCGACGCCCTGTTAGAAACCCATGGAATCCCTGTTGACCATCGCTTCGGCGGCCTTGACCGCTATGATACCGCAGCACAGCTTTACGCCTATGCTAAAGGCGCTTTTTCTTCAAATGATGTTTACTTTGCCTCGGGTGAGCAATATCCGGATGCCATGGTGGGCACGATTTTAGCAGCGAAGAATAGTTCTGCACTGCTAATTACCAAAAGCAATGCCTTACCTTCCCCCATCGCTCAGCTTTTTGATCCTGCCACGTCAGCGTTACAGGGTGTCTTTATCTTAGGGGGAACCGGGGTCATATCACCTAGCGTTTACGCCGTATTATCATCGCTAATTACGCCTCCGCTCCCCAAAAGCCCACAGGAGCCGACTCCCCAAGTGCCAACTCCACAAGAGCCGATTCCTGAAGAGGAGGAGCCAAAGCTCGCTGGAAAAACCATCGTTGTAGACCCCGGACATGGTTTTCCGAACCCCGGTGCCCTTGGACCTTCGGGGACTCAAGAAATGAACAACAATTTAGCTATCGCCAAGTTCTTAGCCCTTGAGCTCGAAAATGCCGGTGCGAACGTTATCCTGACACGGACGAATGATAATTCACCCGCCTATGATGCGAACACAACCTACACTCAAACAGCTGACTTACAATCACGAGTGGCCATCGCTGAAAAGAACAGCGCTGATTTGTTCGTAAGTCTCCATAATGACTCTTGGCAAACTGCACATGGAACAACGACATTTTACGCATCGGGTAATCCTCAAGCAGCTTCCAGTATTAAACTAGCGCAATCAATTCAGAAGGCCTTGACCCAAGTGGTGGGTACCGATGATCTTGGGGTAAAAGACTCCCAATTCTATGTCTTAAGAAGAACCACAATGCCAGCAGTCCTTGTGGAAGTAGCGTTCATTTCTCATCCCACGGAAGAAATGCTGCTTGCCGATGATGAGTTTCGAAAGAAGGCGGCCCACGGGGTAGCTCGCGGGATATTCCAGTACTTTGGTTTTGATTGA
- a CDS encoding ATP-binding protein: MKRIIFVGGIHGVGKTYFCNNLLDNYRLKSYSASELISRVKEQILGSEKSVQDIMQNQDILINAVKDLDDTDSYIILDGHFCLLNKDSNVERVPDKVFNELPLVAIIVLNDDVDNIIGRLRERDNVIYPKALLRRFQEEELKYSLKVSEQLKIPYLSFGNSEDSTKVYKFLDSIIN; encoded by the coding sequence ATGAAAAGAATTATTTTCGTAGGAGGGATACATGGTGTTGGGAAAACGTATTTTTGTAACAACCTGTTGGACAACTATAGATTAAAATCCTATTCAGCTAGTGAACTTATATCAAGAGTCAAGGAACAAATCTTAGGCTCAGAAAAAAGTGTTCAAGATATCATGCAGAATCAGGATATTTTGATTAATGCGGTTAAAGATTTAGATGATACAGATAGCTATATTATATTAGATGGACATTTTTGTTTGCTAAATAAAGATAGCAATGTTGAAAGAGTTCCGGATAAAGTATTTAATGAACTGCCTCTAGTGGCTATTATTGTATTAAATGATGACGTTGATAATATCATAGGCAGATTGAGAGAAAGGGATAATGTAATATATCCAAAGGCGCTTTTACGGAGATTTCAGGAGGAAGAGCTTAAATACTCTTTAAAAGTATCTGAACAGTTAAAGATTCCATACTTATCTTTTGGCAACTCAGAAGATTCAACAAAAGTTTATAAGTTTTTAGACAGCATAATAAATTAG
- a CDS encoding response regulator transcription factor, producing the protein MQKLKGIKILIIDDEPNILEFLAMGLLNEGFEVQTAPDGMAGITLAKQFHPHIIILDIMMPGMDGFEVCRMLKKLEQVSIIMLTAKDDVEDRVKGLRTGADDYMAKPFSFEELLARIYARVRNQFPHLLEEVTVGPLRVDDRRKEILFHDKALELSPTEYELLKFMILNQGLVLSKSMILDKVWGYDFVGDDNIVEVYIRSLREKLGDKEHRLIRTLRGAGYRMDLL; encoded by the coding sequence ATCCAGAAGCTCAAAGGGATAAAAATCCTGATCATTGATGATGAGCCCAATATTTTAGAGTTCCTGGCCATGGGATTGCTGAACGAGGGGTTCGAGGTGCAGACAGCTCCCGACGGGATGGCTGGGATTACCTTAGCTAAGCAATTCCATCCCCATATAATTATCTTGGATATTATGATGCCGGGTATGGACGGCTTTGAAGTGTGTCGTATGCTAAAAAAGCTGGAGCAGGTCTCCATCATCATGTTGACCGCTAAAGATGATGTCGAGGATCGGGTGAAGGGTTTGAGGACGGGTGCCGATGATTATATGGCCAAGCCCTTTAGCTTCGAGGAGTTGCTAGCGCGCATCTATGCCCGGGTTCGCAATCAGTTCCCGCATCTTTTGGAAGAGGTTACGGTAGGTCCTTTGCGCGTGGATGACCGACGCAAGGAAATCCTTTTTCATGATAAGGCCTTGGAACTATCTCCTACGGAATATGAACTGCTGAAGTTCATGATCCTTAACCAAGGGCTGGTGTTAAGCAAGTCGATGATTCTGGATAAGGTTTGGGGTTATGATTTTGTCGGGGACGATAATATTGTCGAAGTGTATATTCGCTCCTTACGAGAAAAGCTGGGCGATAAAGAGCATCGCCTAATCCGCACCTTGCGGGGAGCCGGATATCGGATGGATTTGCTATGA
- the ilvA gene encoding threonine ammonia-lyase IlvA has product MAKVVLEDIIKAGQTLKGVINKTPLHRHDLLSEKYQCNIFLKREDLQVVRSFKLRGAYNMVQSIPQERLSSGVVCASAGNHAQGVAYSCKALGIKGSIYVPSTTPKQKISSIKRFGGEFVEVIQTGDTFDDAFNQAKAHCEEANKTFVHPFDDPLVIAGQGTIGMEILNDLEVPADFVLGGVGGGGLMSGVGIAMKSLSPNTQVIGVEAAGAASMKEALQRREVVTLDKIDSFVDGTAVKRVGDFTFDICQEVLDDVIVVTEGKVCTTILEMYNDSAIVVEPAGALPIAALDAYQDKIKGKNVVCIISGGNNDIERTPEIKERSLLDQGLKHYFIVNFPQRPGALKEFVVDVLGPHDDIARFEYIKSNNKEKGPTLIGIELTHKEDYQSLVENMNKKGFQYTEINDNPELFGLLI; this is encoded by the coding sequence ATGGCAAAAGTAGTTTTAGAGGATATCATCAAAGCAGGTCAAACCCTTAAAGGGGTTATTAACAAAACACCCTTACATCGTCATGACCTTCTTTCAGAAAAATACCAATGCAATATTTTTTTAAAGCGTGAAGATCTGCAAGTGGTTCGTTCGTTCAAGCTCCGTGGAGCTTATAATATGGTCCAAAGCATTCCCCAAGAGCGACTGAGCAGTGGGGTCGTCTGTGCCAGCGCGGGTAACCATGCCCAAGGAGTCGCTTACTCTTGCAAAGCTTTGGGCATTAAAGGCAGCATCTACGTGCCTTCCACTACCCCAAAACAAAAAATCTCCTCCATTAAACGCTTTGGCGGAGAATTTGTCGAAGTGATTCAAACAGGCGATACCTTCGATGATGCTTTTAACCAAGCAAAAGCTCATTGCGAAGAAGCGAATAAAACCTTTGTCCATCCCTTCGATGATCCATTAGTCATCGCCGGTCAAGGAACCATCGGCATGGAAATCCTCAATGATCTGGAAGTCCCGGCAGATTTTGTCCTCGGCGGCGTCGGCGGGGGCGGTCTCATGTCCGGGGTGGGGATTGCTATGAAAAGCTTAAGCCCCAACACTCAGGTCATCGGGGTAGAAGCGGCTGGTGCCGCCTCCATGAAGGAAGCCTTGCAACGACGTGAAGTAGTCACCCTCGATAAAATCGATAGCTTCGTTGATGGAACCGCAGTCAAACGAGTCGGAGATTTTACCTTTGACATCTGCCAAGAGGTCCTTGATGATGTCATCGTCGTCACCGAAGGCAAGGTATGCACCACCATCCTGGAAATGTATAACGATAGTGCCATCGTGGTTGAACCGGCCGGTGCACTGCCTATCGCAGCCCTCGATGCTTATCAGGACAAGATTAAAGGCAAAAACGTGGTCTGCATTATCAGTGGCGGCAATAATGATATCGAGAGAACTCCGGAAATCAAAGAGCGCTCCTTACTCGATCAAGGGCTCAAGCATTATTTCATCGTGAATTTCCCCCAAAGACCCGGCGCCTTAAAGGAATTCGTCGTGGATGTCCTGGGACCCCATGATGATATTGCTCGCTTTGAATATATTAAATCCAACAATAAGGAAAAAGGCCCAACCCTAATCGGCATCGAGCTTACCCATAAAGAAGATTATCAATCCCTTGTGGAAAACATGAATAAAAAAGGTTTCCAATATACGGAGATCAATGATAATCCTGAACTGTTTGGTTTGCTAATTTAA
- a CDS encoding aspartate/glutamate racemase family protein: protein MKTIGLIGGMSWESSAEYYRIINEEVKQRLGGLHSAKCVLYSVDFEEIEVCQSNGEWDKATQILAEAARGLEAAGADFILICTNTMHKVADEIQAGINIPILHIADITAQHVLANDIKTVGLLGTKYTMEQDFYKSRLVAKGIKVLIPKDIDREIVNTVIYNELCLGKIVDESRAKYRRIIEGLIEQGAEGIILGCTEIGLLVKPEDSAVPLFDTTLLHAQGAVNFALE, encoded by the coding sequence ATGAAAACCATCGGTTTAATCGGAGGAATGAGCTGGGAATCCTCAGCTGAATACTATCGCATCATCAATGAAGAAGTTAAGCAAAGGCTTGGCGGTTTGCATTCGGCCAAATGTGTTCTCTACAGCGTCGACTTTGAGGAGATAGAGGTCTGCCAAAGCAATGGTGAATGGGATAAAGCTACTCAAATCTTAGCAGAGGCTGCCCGTGGTCTTGAGGCAGCGGGTGCAGATTTCATCCTCATTTGTACGAATACCATGCACAAAGTCGCCGATGAGATTCAGGCGGGCATTAACATTCCCATACTGCATATTGCAGATATTACCGCTCAACACGTTCTAGCTAATGATATTAAGACAGTGGGGCTCTTGGGGACAAAATATACTATGGAACAGGATTTCTATAAGTCACGCTTAGTGGCTAAGGGGATCAAAGTATTGATTCCCAAGGATATTGATAGGGAAATAGTAAATACAGTAATTTATAATGAGCTATGCCTAGGAAAGATTGTCGATGAATCACGTGCCAAATACAGAAGAATCATCGAAGGCTTAATCGAACAGGGCGCAGAAGGGATCATTCTAGGGTGCACGGAAATCGGCCTCTTAGTTAAGCCTGAGGACTCAGCTGTTCCCTTATTTGATACCACCTTGCTTCATGCACAAGGAGCAGTAAACTTTGCCCTTGAATAG
- a CDS encoding energy-coupling factor transporter transmembrane component T family protein, with the protein MLGKELYLRAESPLHKADPRLKIGGLVGLGLLMTTVEWGGLLALTIAFMILLGVSHIPPKAFQAVLKATLLLGTFYTLMMGWSWGEGWRFWEGYWTMEGIRQGLMMGWRILLVFLLTRIFSAVTLPSEQGVGIAFFVAPFSRFTDKAADFALLITLTLRFIPLLLEEAGLLYKARLAKGSLPSGWPGKVRDLAFLLLPLLRITLRRAEELAENLVARGYVSGGYRILSTKDWERSDTWGAVFLVLCGVLALVADGWVSLPF; encoded by the coding sequence TTGCTAGGAAAAGAGCTATATTTACGCGCTGAAAGTCCTTTGCATAAAGCAGACCCCCGACTAAAAATCGGAGGTCTGGTAGGACTGGGGTTATTGATGACCACAGTCGAATGGGGAGGACTGCTCGCCTTAACCATTGCATTTATGATTCTGCTTGGGGTCAGTCATATCCCTCCCAAAGCTTTTCAAGCAGTCCTGAAGGCCACTCTCCTGCTGGGAACCTTCTACACCTTGATGATGGGTTGGAGTTGGGGCGAAGGCTGGCGTTTTTGGGAAGGATACTGGACCATGGAAGGAATACGGCAAGGACTAATGATGGGTTGGCGTATTCTTCTCGTCTTCCTGCTCACCCGGATCTTCTCCGCCGTTACTCTTCCCTCGGAACAAGGGGTAGGTATCGCCTTCTTTGTCGCACCCTTCTCCCGATTCACGGACAAGGCTGCGGACTTCGCCCTGCTAATCACCTTGACACTGCGGTTTATCCCGTTGCTCTTAGAGGAAGCTGGCTTGCTCTATAAAGCCCGTTTAGCAAAAGGAAGCTTACCTTCAGGCTGGCCCGGGAAAGTCAGAGACCTCGCCTTCCTCCTCCTACCACTGCTCCGCATCACCCTGCGTCGTGCTGAAGAACTGGCCGAGAACCTCGTGGCCAGAGGCTATGTCTCCGGAGGCTACCGAATCCTCAGCACAAAGGATTGGGAACGCAGTGATACCTGGGGAGCGGTTTTCCTCGTGCTTTGTGGTGTCCTCGCCTTAGTGGCCGATGGATGGGTTAGTTTACCTTTTTAA
- a CDS encoding DUF6512 family protein: protein MGNCRSIFSPINESIWEHLKIGFWALVLFSLLEYRFIKSKTHNFFLAKGLGNLALHGLIVIVFYSYTAFTDKPIMFLDISSFVLGCILCQLVSYKILTKSKPKPVLNWLGLSILLASAALFVIFTFAPPELILFQEPSTYLKGK from the coding sequence ATGGGAAATTGCCGGAGTATTTTTAGCCCCATCAATGAAAGCATCTGGGAGCATTTGAAGATAGGTTTTTGGGCATTAGTTCTCTTTTCACTCCTCGAGTATAGGTTCATCAAAAGCAAAACTCATAACTTTTTCCTTGCCAAGGGTTTAGGCAATTTGGCTTTACACGGGCTGATTGTCATTGTCTTTTATTCATATACCGCATTTACAGATAAGCCGATTATGTTTCTTGACATCTCTTCCTTCGTCCTAGGATGTATCCTCTGTCAGCTGGTGAGTTACAAAATTCTTACTAAATCAAAACCCAAGCCAGTATTAAATTGGCTTGGGCTTAGCATTCTTCTTGCCAGTGCCGCACTTTTCGTCATTTTTACTTTTGCTCCACCGGAGCTCATCCTGTTCCAAGAACCCAGCACCTATCTAAAAGGCAAATAA
- a CDS encoding PIN domain-containing protein, producing the protein MRILLDTNIIIHREAGTVVNKDIGILFRWIDNLHYTKCVHPVTVNEISKYKDPKTLRSFNIKLDNYNVLKTEAPLNRDLERVSQEIDKKENDINDTRLLNELVCDRVDILITEDRKILYKATLLNVIDRVFTIDSFLEKITSEHPGLTDYKVLAVKKELFGNINLSDDFFDSLRKDYVGFERWFNKKADELAYICKQGDSTLAFLYLKVEDKEESYADIKPSFRPKKRLKVGTFKVNLNGFKLGERFLKIIFDNAICLNVEEIYVTIFDRTLEQERLINLLQDFGFYKHGNKISASGEELVFVRDFSIKVDINNPKITYPYISSSSEKFIVPIYPDYHTNLFPDSILKTESPKDFEENEPYRNAISKVYITRSFERNLKSGNLIIFYRTGGLYKGVITTIGIVESIVTNIKDEKQFISLCKKRSVFTDEELSTHWNYDRRNRPFIVNFLYVNSFPKRINMQRLIELGVIANVNSAPRGFTRITQKNFIDIIREAQVYEGIIVD; encoded by the coding sequence ATGAGAATTTTATTAGATACTAATATAATTATTCATAGAGAAGCAGGTACGGTAGTTAATAAGGATATCGGTATATTATTTAGATGGATTGATAATTTACACTATACAAAATGTGTCCATCCCGTTACTGTTAATGAAATTAGTAAATATAAAGATCCTAAGACCTTAAGATCATTTAATATCAAGTTAGATAATTACAATGTCCTCAAAACGGAAGCGCCATTAAATCGAGATCTAGAAAGAGTTTCCCAGGAAATAGATAAAAAAGAAAATGATATTAATGATACTAGATTACTAAATGAACTGGTTTGTGATAGAGTAGATATACTGATAACTGAGGATCGAAAGATACTATATAAGGCAACTCTGTTAAATGTTATAGATAGAGTCTTTACTATTGATTCTTTCTTAGAAAAGATTACTTCCGAACATCCAGGTCTTACAGATTACAAAGTTCTAGCTGTAAAGAAAGAACTCTTTGGAAATATTAACTTAAGTGATGATTTCTTTGATAGTTTAAGGAAAGATTATGTGGGTTTTGAAAGATGGTTTAATAAGAAAGCCGATGAATTGGCTTATATCTGTAAACAAGGAGATAGTACATTAGCATTTCTTTATTTAAAAGTTGAAGATAAAGAAGAGAGTTATGCAGATATAAAGCCTTCTTTTCGTCCGAAGAAGAGATTAAAAGTTGGAACCTTTAAAGTTAACCTTAATGGCTTTAAACTTGGCGAAAGGTTTCTTAAAATAATCTTTGATAATGCAATATGCCTTAATGTTGAGGAGATTTATGTTACTATTTTTGATAGAACGCTTGAGCAAGAAAGGCTAATAAATTTGCTGCAAGACTTTGGTTTTTACAAACACGGCAACAAGATTAGTGCCTCAGGTGAGGAATTAGTTTTCGTAAGAGATTTTAGTATTAAAGTAGATATAAACAATCCCAAAATTACATATCCCTACATATCTAGTAGTAGTGAAAAGTTTATTGTTCCGATTTACCCTGATTATCATACTAATTTATTTCCTGACTCTATTCTAAAGACTGAGTCACCTAAAGATTTTGAGGAAAATGAACCATATCGAAATGCGATTAGTAAAGTATATATTACTCGTTCATTTGAACGCAATTTAAAATCTGGAAATTTAATAATTTTTTATAGAACTGGGGGATTATACAAGGGCGTAATTACAACTATTGGTATAGTTGAGAGTATTGTAACAAACATAAAAGATGAAAAGCAGTTTATAAGTCTATGTAAAAAGAGAAGTGTTTTCACAGATGAAGAGCTTTCTACACATTGGAATTATGATAGAAGAAACCGCCCGTTTATCGTAAATTTTCTTTATGTTAACTCCTTTCCAAAGAGAATTAACATGCAAAGACTAATAGAACTAGGCGTTATTGCTAACGTTAATTCCGCACCAAGAGGCTTTACGAGAATAACTCAAAAGAACTTTATCGACATCATTAGGGAGGCACAAGTATATGAAGGTATTATTGTCGATTAA
- a CDS encoding ASCH domain-containing protein: MKVLLSIKPEFANKIFDGNKKYEYRKSIFKRKDIDKVVVYASAPVSKVIGEFEIEHILFDDISTLWENTKNSSGVSQDFFFQYFGNKSFGYAIKIKNYLRYDDPVSLKANYGVTPPQSFMYIK, translated from the coding sequence ATGAAGGTATTATTGTCGATTAAACCGGAATTCGCCAATAAAATTTTTGATGGTAATAAAAAATATGAATATAGAAAATCCATTTTTAAAAGAAAAGACATAGATAAAGTCGTTGTGTATGCATCAGCACCAGTTAGCAAAGTTATTGGCGAGTTTGAAATCGAACATATCCTTTTTGATGATATAAGCACATTATGGGAGAATACAAAAAACTCTTCAGGAGTTAGTCAAGATTTCTTTTTTCAATACTTTGGTAATAAAAGTTTCGGCTATGCGATTAAAATTAAAAATTACCTTAGGTATGATGATCCTGTCTCATTGAAGGCTAATTACGGAGTAACTCCTCCACAATCATTTATGTATATAAAATAA